Within Pseudobacteriovorax antillogorgiicola, the genomic segment CCTATAACACGATCGATGATGAGCTAAGGGCGGCAGGAAAAACAGGAACCAGTAATGATAAGAGGGATAGCTGGTTTGCTGGCTTTACTGGGGACAAGCTCTCTGTTGTTTGGATGGGGCGAGACGACTATGCGAAAACCCCCCTCACAGGAAGTTCAGGAGCGCTGCAAGTGTGGGCTCGGTTGATGAAAGATATTTCTCGGCAACCGCTAAATTTTCAAAAGCCTGACGATGTGGATTATTTTTGGGTGGACGAAGACAATGGTCGTGGTAGTTTCCACTTCTGCCAGGGTGTACGAAATATGCCATTCTTAAAGGGTCAAGAGCCAGAAGGTCAGTCGCCCTGTATTAAAAGTATGGACCCGGTGATGGACTGGTTTAAACGTTTATTTGAGTAGAGGTCGTCAATGAAACTCATTCTTTTAGTCACTGTTATGCTGGGTTTAAGTTCGTGTGTGACCCCTAATCAGGATTTTGAGCCTCCTGAGCCAAAGCCGGATCTGCCACCAGAAAAGCCTGAACAGCGCCGACCGACACCTAAAAGTCACCGGCAATCAGGACCGAGGGCTCAGAAAAAAGCAGTGACTCATCTAATTCGCAAATCCAAATCTCATCTCGATGAAGGGCGGATGGATCAAGCCATCGCTTCCATGGAGCGTGCCTATCGCATCGACTATCGAGATCCTGAAGTTTCCTATATGATGGCTCGATCACTGTTCGCTAAAGGTAAAGAAAACCAAGCCGAGCAATGGGCCTTGAAATCTTTGGGCTTATGGCACCCGAGTCAAAGCCATCAGAAGCGCAAGGCCTGGGAGTTGATATCTCAATGCCGCTTACGTCGTGGAGATTATAAGGGTGCGAATCAGGCGATTGAGGCAGCAAGAAACCTCTAGAGCAGCTGTTTTTCGAGTGAAATGCCGCAGGGGGCGCTGCTGATTGTTAAGGGTACATTTTTGTCGAAACAAGACGCAGAGATAGGGCTCAAATTAAGTCTCTAATTTATGGAAACTTAATTGATTCGTTAAAAGAGATTCACAGTCAAACCTTAATTTAGCTATCATCTTGCTAGGCAAGAAAAGCTTTCCCTCCTAGCGGAGGGCCAAGTGTTTCCGTCCCTTTAGTGTGCATTTTGAGCCGGGAGTCTGTAGTCAGGCTTCCGGCTCGGGTCGTTTTAATCAAAGGAATTTTTCCGATCATAGCTCACGAGAGATACAACCCTAGGGGCAAGTCTTCGCCAAACAGTTGGTTCTGATCTTGATGACTGACAGGAACGTATTCAGATACCACGCGATAATGATGCTGGTCTGCGCCCAGTGGCTCCAGTTTTTTGAGAAATCTTTGGCGCCATTCTGGACTAATATCCATCTCCCGATCATTTACCATCCGGCCTGCCTGGCTATAGAACATATTGAGATTGCGGTAAAGATGATCGTGGCCCCGTAGCGGCTCTAAGGTTTCCGCCCACTGTTCAATAAAGCTTGGTCGAATCACATGTTCCGGGCCACCGTAGAGAGGTATACGGCTGGCTAAGCGAGAAAGGCACCAGATCTTGGCATCCATATGGGTTTTGCTGCCCTGTGCGATCTGTTGGGCTAGAGCATTGCCTAATTGTACTTTGCGATTCATATCCACCCGCTCAAGGGAACCAGCAAGTAAATACTGCTGCGCAGAGCTAGCACGATCCTTTTTCAGGCTGGGAAAAATCTTATCCCACAGCAGTTCTTGCCGCTCTTTGCTAAGCCCGCCAGCTACTCGTCGCCAAAGAATCCACCACTGTTCTTGCGCGGAAGCTTCTTTGGGAAACTGAAGGCCCAGTTCATGGGCTCGCCACAATGATTCGATAGCATCCCCATCCTGACTGTGGCCATAACCAGGCCTCATGGTGAAGCCGGCTAGGTTCAGCCAGCTGACCTCGTGGTCCAGGGAACGTCCCCGTCTTGTGAGCCCAGATTCTAGCTTGCTCCAGATGGATCGTAGCGTTACTAGGTCCCAGTCTTGCCGTGGGCGGTCTAACAATTGTTCGAGGCTTTTAGCTAATTGCTTGGGTCTTAGTTGAGGGGAATGTTTTCCTTTTCCATAGAGCCCGCGAATGAGAGCTTCTGTTTTTTCTGTGGGTATCACTTGAACAGCGTGGTTGTTGAACTGTTCATTTGGTGCAGAGTTGGAATCACTAAGATCGAAGCTCAGAGGCCACTGGTCCTGTTGCTCTTGACTATGACATTCGATTACAAGGCTCCCCGTTTCACGAATCCAGGTTCTGAGACTCACGGCAACTAAAGGATTGCCTTTGACCTTGCTTTTTAAGCGAGATTGAAGTCTTGCTACACTTTCAAAGTGAGGCTCAAGGGAAACAATCTCGCCGCTTTCATAAGGTCTTGCCGATGAGTCGCTTAATAATTCAAAAACCACACTGCGATTGAGCTGGGCTCTTAGATCTGGTAAGTCCAAGTCGATCACGGCCTCAGTTTCTTGGCCTTTAGGGATCAGGCACAGTGCTTTGCTTGTTTTGCCTGCACCGACTTTTAGAAATAAGTTCCTAGGGTATCGAGACTCTACCAATCCTTGCTTGCTCACCTTTGCCCCTAGATAAGCAGAAGCGCCTTTGGCTACGGCGAGGTCTAAGTCATCCTGTTCTAGTTGTTCAGGAGCGAAGCCCTGCCATCGTTCCAGCTGCTCGCAGATCAGTTCCTGAATGTATCGTGGCTTCATAGTGCCGCCAGCGAACAAGATGTAGTGAACGTCCGTTCCATCCAAGAATTCGGCCAAATGGTGAGTCACCGCTGGGTCTTGGGCGAATGGTAAACCCCAGTCTTGAAGGGCATTTTCCGATGAATGGCTGACCTGTTTCCGGGGGCAATGGGGGAAAAACTGTTCCACAGTTTTTAAAACGTCAGCCCGTTTGAGCTCCTCGCTGAACGTCTGGCCAAAAAGAGAGCTGCCTCCAAGGTGAGCCGTGATATGGAAGCGATCCTGATCGCTACCGCCGAGGACCTTCTCTTTAATGTCACGGCACTGGTTTAACACTTGGGCCCAAGGATACGAACTCAGATTTTGATCCTGCTTGGCTTCCACCAAGTGGGCTAGAGCCAGATCGATGTTGTCTCCTCCCAAAAGTATATGGGAGCTAACTCGAATGCGAGACACCGGGGTATCTGGTTTCTCATCAAGTTTTAACAAGGTAAAGTCGCAGGTGCCGCCACCGATATCGCATACCAGTACCCGTCTTTCATCCTTCGAACCTGCCAGGGCTTGGTCTCGGCCTTGGGCTTGCCAGTTATAGAAAGCCGCAAGAGGCTCTTCCAAAAGATGAATTGAGTTTTCGGGATAGCCTGCGTTTAAGGCTGCTTTGAGAGTTAGTTCTTGAGCCACAGGATCGAAGGATGCAGGTACCGTGATTGCGATTTTTTGATTCTCAAATCTTAGCTGCTCGTCGATAGCTGCCATTTCATAGTTCCAGCAGAGCCTAAGATGATCAAGTAGCTGGGTTCCTGCTTGAATGGGGGAGAGCCGCTTATCACCTAAAATCTCATCGGAATTCCACGGCAGCAAGGGCTGACTTCTGTCGACGCCTTTGTGAGACAGCCAAGACTTGGCCGAGTGAATCACTTGGTCGGGTCGTTCCATGGCATGGTCTTTAGCTCCAAGACCAACCATCAGATGAACAGGTGTTTCCCCGTGCAACTTGAGTTTGCCCTCGTGGCGCTTGATTTGGCTTTTGCTGAGATAAGCCAGAAACGAGGGTAGGGTCTGGCGTTTAACTTCACCACCTTCATACCATTGGGCGATGTCCAAAACCTGAGGCTGCCCATCTTCTTTATCTAGATCAATATAAGAAAGGGCACAGTTTGAAGTGCCCAAGTCGATGCCGATCAAGTAACGAGGCTTAGTCATGACTCCTCACATCAAATTCTAGATTCCACGCCTTGTCCGATTGGGTATGTTGCATTTTTATAGTCATCGTCCCAAGCTCGTCTATATCAGCGTCGAGCCATACGGGGATGCTTTGGTCTTCGAGATCGTTAAGATCAATCGTGCTTTTTAGGCGGAAGGTATTTTCCAGATCTCGGTCGGCATTGGCGATTTCATCGCCTAGTTGATCACCGGCTCGGGTGCGAGAGCTATAGAACTTAAACTCCACCTCTTGCCCTGCTTTTAACGAAAATGTGCGTTTGGGAAGCCGTAGGTGACTTCCCTCTTCGGTGCCCTGAGGGACAAGACACAAGCCTTTCGTCGGTGCTTTGAAACCAGGAATAGCCATTCCAGAAGACTCGATTCCAAGATAATAAGAGTTTGCTGTTCCTGACTTGATTCTTAAGTGGGTTTGGCTCGTTTTGAGGTGACTGTAAAACGCAGCTCCTTTGGCAACAGCTAGGTTGCAGTCATCCCCTGCAAGGCTTTGGACGGGGGCACCGTTCCATTCGCGGAGGGTTTCTTCAAGCCTTTGCCGCAGGCGAAGGCTGTTGAACACTCCCCCATTGAATAGGATCTTATTGGGCTTAATCTGTTGAGCTTGGCCATCCCAACAAGCTCCCGCCCGGCTGGCAAGGCCTTCATGTGAGGCAATATTTTTTGCAGCCTGGCTTAGAAACTCTGCAAGGTGCTTGGTGATGGCTGGGTCTTGTTCGTAGTTGAGACCAAAGTCTTTCAGGCCACTTTCCACCTCTCTCGTGGGGCGGGCATCCCTGGCACAGGTCGGAAAGAAACCATCGATAATCATTTCCCGAATCCAGGCCTGTTGAATTTCGGCTGAGATTGCTTTGGCAAATAAATCGCTGCCACGGGACGCAATTCCCACGGTGATGCTGGGCAAGTCTGCTTGCAGAAGCAGGGCTTCTTTTGCTTGACGGACCTGGTAAACCAAAGATGCGAACTGCCAGTCGTCGATCGTTTGTCCCTGGTTCTCAAGTTCCATGCGGGCGCGAAAGGCTAAGGCAAGATCCATGTTGTCGCCACCAAGGAGCAAGTGTTGGCCCACAGCCATACGCTCCAGCTCTAGCTCACCGTCAGCGTCTGACACAGCTACGAGGCTGAAATCTGAGGTGCCGCCCCCGACATCACACACCAAGATCATATCACCGTCGCTGAGCTGCTCACGCCAGGTTTCGTGGTGATCGGCAATCCAAGAATATACCGCAGCCAAAGGCTCTTCAAGCAGGGTTAGCTGTTCAAAGCCAGCGGCTCTGGCCGCTTGTTGAGTCAAACGGCGAGCGTTCTCGTCGAAAGATGCTGGCACGGTGATCACCACTCCGCTCCAATCTTTCACCCGAGACTCGGCTGCTGTCTTAACAAACGATAGAATGTATTGAGAAGCCTCGATGGGCGAGAGTTTCTCCTCTGGAATATCGCTGTTCCACGGCAAGATTTTCTGTTCGCGATTTACCTGGTGGTGACACAACCACGATTTTGCCGAACTCACAGTTCGGTCGGGCTGAGACTTGCCCTGATCCTTGGCCCACTCTCCAAATTGAAGCGAATTGGATCCAGGGGGGATAAAAATGACAGATGGTAGGGAATCTCGTTCTAATTCCTCGTTTAGGCCGACGTCTTGACGAACAGGAATCACTTGCGCCTGTTCATCTTTATAGCAGGCAACCGCAGTGTTGGATGTACCAAGGTCGATGCCGACCCCTTGATTCAAACTCATAATTCTACTTCCGCTGGCATGATAATCATATTGTCTGGGTTAAGTGGCGTTGTGCGCCTCGGTAGGCTCAGGCGATTGGTTTTCCAACCTTTGTGCACCAGACGACCTTGTGAGGGTATGGTTTCAGATTGCCTTCCTGAAAAGCGATACAGTTGGTCGGCGTCATCCGTAGCTAGGGCTACCAGGCTTCCTTCTGCATCGTTATGAATTGGAGCAATGTCGAGAAACTCTTGGAGCGCCTTTTTGCAGCCACTGTGTACGACACGGGCGGCTGCACCCACCTGAGCGTCAGGGTACTGGGATATATCGCCCATGACGAAGTCTATAAATCGGCCTTTTTTCTGCAAGGTACTCAGAAGCGTGATCACATCACCTTCTCCACTATTGCTAGCTTGCTGCTCGGCTTGCCGCTCTAGATCCAGGCGTCTCTTCGCCTCTTCTTCAAACTTCTGGTAGACTTCCTGCCGCTCCTCAGCTGCAGTGCTGATTTTTTTGCTTAGCTCCATTGATTGCGACTGAGCTGCTTCTAGCTGGTCTTTTGCCGTTTTTAGCTCCTCAGCGAGAGTCTGTCGAACATGGTTGTCTTGGATCGTCTGATCTTGGTAGTTTTTGAGCCTTGCTGCCATGTCTTTCATTGTTCGCTGACGCCATATGAGCTGGAGCGATGCCAGTGAGGCCAAGGAAATGCCACCTAGGGCGATCCATGGAAGACGGCTCGCGAGGGACGATTCTACCGCGTCAGGAATAACAAGATTTAAAGAAAGCGCAACGGCGCTCAAAAAACTAAGTAGGAAAACAACCATACCATCCTCCATTTCATTGGAAGACCGTTTTACGCAACAGCCGCCTTTGAGACAAGCCTAATCACAAATAATAATCACTATGACATGGTAAAGGCGTCAGTTCTTCTGCCGATAAGGATTATAGCTGTCATTATGGCGAGGGAGTTCAAGCATGAGAGCGATCACGGGGGTGATTCTTCTAGGGGTAGCGTTAGGCATCCCAACGAGTGTCTTGGCGGGGATCGATATCTCTCCGTACTATAGCATCAAGTCGACAAAGTCTGTGACTCCGGGCAACAACAATAAAACCATCGAAAACGAAAAGGTGACTCAGCGCCAAGAGTATGGGGTAAGAGCAACAATTTCAATGTGGCGCTTGCTCAAGTTTCAGGCATCGGTAGGGCAGAGTGAACACACGAAGTCAGAGAACGTTACTGAAGTTGCCGATGAGTACGACGAGATCAACTTTCAGGAGGAGTTGGAAATTGACACAAGTGATCCCACTGCGGACGTTACAATCAAAGAGACCCAGAGAATTGGCAAACTCTCCTTGGTCGTCGATCCAAGCTTTTCTATCTTCATTGCTAGAGTCAAGCTAGGGATCACAGCTCGTCAAAGAATCATCGATCGCTCACAGCAAGGCTTGCCTGATACCCAAGTTGTCGAGGGCCCGACTTACAAGCCCCATTCAGGCATTGGTTTTGGTGTGCGGTTGACATCTCAGATTTATTGGATGGCGGAGTATGAGTTCTACCATTACAAATATCCACCGGACATCGAGCCTTTTGAGCGAGAGTTGAGCGTTTCGTTCTCAGTCTCGATCTAAAAAGGACTATTTTCTTAGCTCACCGGAAGTTAGTGCAAGCGAGTTTCTTCGAAAGAGGCTGGTGGGCTGGCGGTTTCATCATCATCAGGCCGTAGAAAAAAAAGCGGGATTTTGATTTCAAACTCCCGATTCTTGGGCCCTACCATGTAGTACTTTCCTCGCATATTGCCGGTGGGAGTGGTGAGAGGGCAGCCGCTAGTGTAGGAAAACGTCTCTCCGGGGCGAATGATGGGTTGCTTGCCAACCACACCATCACCGATCACATGCTCTTCGTTGCCAGTTCCATCACGAATGATCCAATGCCGGCTCAGTAACTGGCATGGATTCTTACTGTTATTTTCGATGGTAACCGTATACGAGTAAATGAAATAGTGATGGCCACCGCTGTACTCTTCAGAAATAAACTCAGGTTCGACTGTGATGCGAAATCCGTGTGTGTCTCTAAAATACATCGTCCACGAGCCTCCCTTTGATTCTTGCCACCAGCTATAGCATATTCTTTTTTCTAGGTCACGAAGTCTCTCATACCGATGATGGTCATATAAGATACATAGAGGATGAGGAAGACGATTCCAGTTTGTCGGTTGAGGTTAAATTTCACCGATCGCCGCGCCATAAGTCCCAAGAATCCAAATGAAATCAGGGTATGGACCAACATATCAAAGACCCCCCAGGCATTGATGAAAATCGGAAAAAATGTTGCAGCACTGCCCAACACAAACGCCAGATTCATCAAATTTGAACCAAGGATATTACCGATGGCCATATCGCCTTTTTTCTTGCCTGCTGCGGCTAGACTTGCCACCAGTTCGGGAAGGCTTGTACCGAACGCCACAATCGTCAGGCCAATGGTGCTTTCTGGGACTCCCAGTTTTTGTGCGATGCCAATGGCGCTTTGAACGGTGAACTCACCTCCCAGGATGATCATGGCAGTTCCGGCGATTAAATAGAGAATCGCTTTTGAAAGTGGGAGTTCATCGTCGTCTTCACCGTCATCGTTATCTTCGCTGGGAAGAATTTCTAAAACACCGTCCTTTCGTTTGCCAATGATACGAAAAATAAAGGCTACAAAAAAGGCGAGTAAACTGAGTCCTCCGAAAGTTCCAAGCTCTGATGTGAAGAAGATGCCTTCCTTATTATCGGTGCTGCTCGCAATTACTACCACAGCAAAGGTCAGAACCAGCCCGAAGAAAAAGTAAATGTCCTTATGGACCTCTTCAGGGGCTTTCAAGGGCATGATGAGCGATGTGGCCCCTAGAATGAGCAGGATGTTGGCAATATTCGAGCCCACCACATTGGAGTACGATAGTTCCGGAGAACCATAGATCGCAGCCTGGATGGACACTACAAATTCAGGCAAAGATGTTCCAAAGGCAATCACAGTAAGGCCAATAATCAACTCTGATATTTTTAATTCACGGGCCAAGGCACTTGCACCATCAATCAACCAGTCAGCGCCCTTCATTAACACATAAAGGCTAGCAGCGAAAATCAGCACAACGAGGAAAATATTGTCAGGCAAAATGGCCTCCTTCAATTTACAGACGGTCCAGGTACCTAAGGTTGTTACCAGCGTTTCCTGGGATTTTCACCATGGTTTCACGGTTCTTCAACTCCCTCAAGGAAAAAGGCTCGAAAAAATGACTCATTAGGCACCGTAGCCTTTTGAAATCCTTAGCTTTGGCAGCTCTAGTGAAACTATGTATCAATCTGATGCAGGCCATTGGCCGACGGGAAGGTTCTAAGGAGGTTGTGATGGCAATTGGCAAGGTGATTCGGATTCCCCCTAATGGCTATACTTGGGGGCAAGTTCGTGACGAATACGGCAATAGTTGGAGCGTCCGCGGCAGAGACATTCCGTCAGGGAAATCAGCGGGTGACGATCTCGCCTATCGATTGGACTTTAGCAGTCCCACAGATTCCCCAAGAATCGTTTCCATCGAAGATGATTAAGAGCTTTCTTTCAGTTGCTCATCAAGCATCCGATCAATGTCTTCCTGGTTTTCGTTGGCTCGGATCTTAATGCCTTCGAGGGCTTCAAACCGTTCCGCAAGTTCGTCATGGCTTGCCAAGCGGTCGGGCCTGACTCCTTGGCCATCACGCATATCTTTTAGTATGAGATAACTGCACTTGGCGGCATCTACTAATATTTGGTAGTGGGTGCTATCAATCTCGGTGCGATCTGTGCCTTCATAGGTGCGACCAATCGCGTCGATGATTTCAGCTAGATGACGGAGCTTAGGGTATCCTTCCTTGTTGCCAAAGAAGTGAAAAGCGCCAATGAGTCCATTAAACCGCTGACCGATATCGATCACTTGCTGGAGGTTGCTACGGTCTTTGGCGATATCATTAATCATAGTGATGGTATCTTTGATATGAACGGAGGTTTCAATCAAAGTCAAGGCAGGACCCTTCCTTTGCTCCGTCGGCAACCCATTATCACCAGCTTGCAACGGTGCTGCGACGTTGGGCTTTCTCTTTGCTTTTTTGCTGTGAAATGCGCGATTGAACTGAGCTTGTCGAAGGGGCGGACGCTCCAGGAATAGTTTCTTAAAAATGGCTTGATAGCGCTCTTTGTCTTCGGCTTGAGCTTCGTCGATAATACATAGAACCTTTACATCAGGATTGCGGCAAACATTGGCGAATCTGCTGAGAGCCTTTTCAAGATCATGGGGCGAA encodes:
- a CDS encoding tetratricopeptide repeat protein, translated to MKLILLVTVMLGLSSCVTPNQDFEPPEPKPDLPPEKPEQRRPTPKSHRQSGPRAQKKAVTHLIRKSKSHLDEGRMDQAIASMERAYRIDYRDPEVSYMMARSLFAKGKENQAEQWALKSLGLWHPSQSHQKRKAWELISQCRLRRGDYKGANQAIEAARNL
- a CDS encoding hsp70 family protein, with amino-acid sequence MTKPRYLIGIDLGTSNCALSYIDLDKEDGQPQVLDIAQWYEGGEVKRQTLPSFLAYLSKSQIKRHEGKLKLHGETPVHLMVGLGAKDHAMERPDQVIHSAKSWLSHKGVDRSQPLLPWNSDEILGDKRLSPIQAGTQLLDHLRLCWNYEMAAIDEQLRFENQKIAITVPASFDPVAQELTLKAALNAGYPENSIHLLEEPLAAFYNWQAQGRDQALAGSKDERRVLVCDIGGGTCDFTLLKLDEKPDTPVSRIRVSSHILLGGDNIDLALAHLVEAKQDQNLSSYPWAQVLNQCRDIKEKVLGGSDQDRFHITAHLGGSSLFGQTFSEELKRADVLKTVEQFFPHCPRKQVSHSSENALQDWGLPFAQDPAVTHHLAEFLDGTDVHYILFAGGTMKPRYIQELICEQLERWQGFAPEQLEQDDLDLAVAKGASAYLGAKVSKQGLVESRYPRNLFLKVGAGKTSKALCLIPKGQETEAVIDLDLPDLRAQLNRSVVFELLSDSSARPYESGEIVSLEPHFESVARLQSRLKSKVKGNPLVAVSLRTWIRETGSLVIECHSQEQQDQWPLSFDLSDSNSAPNEQFNNHAVQVIPTEKTEALIRGLYGKGKHSPQLRPKQLAKSLEQLLDRPRQDWDLVTLRSIWSKLESGLTRRGRSLDHEVSWLNLAGFTMRPGYGHSQDGDAIESLWRAHELGLQFPKEASAQEQWWILWRRVAGGLSKERQELLWDKIFPSLKKDRASSAQQYLLAGSLERVDMNRKVQLGNALAQQIAQGSKTHMDAKIWCLSRLASRIPLYGGPEHVIRPSFIEQWAETLEPLRGHDHLYRNLNMFYSQAGRMVNDREMDISPEWRQRFLKKLEPLGADQHHYRVVSEYVPVSHQDQNQLFGEDLPLGLYLS
- a CDS encoding Hsp70 family protein; the protein is MSLNQGVGIDLGTSNTAVACYKDEQAQVIPVRQDVGLNEELERDSLPSVIFIPPGSNSLQFGEWAKDQGKSQPDRTVSSAKSWLCHHQVNREQKILPWNSDIPEEKLSPIEASQYILSFVKTAAESRVKDWSGVVITVPASFDENARRLTQQAARAAGFEQLTLLEEPLAAVYSWIADHHETWREQLSDGDMILVCDVGGGTSDFSLVAVSDADGELELERMAVGQHLLLGGDNMDLALAFRARMELENQGQTIDDWQFASLVYQVRQAKEALLLQADLPSITVGIASRGSDLFAKAISAEIQQAWIREMIIDGFFPTCARDARPTREVESGLKDFGLNYEQDPAITKHLAEFLSQAAKNIASHEGLASRAGACWDGQAQQIKPNKILFNGGVFNSLRLRQRLEETLREWNGAPVQSLAGDDCNLAVAKGAAFYSHLKTSQTHLRIKSGTANSYYLGIESSGMAIPGFKAPTKGLCLVPQGTEEGSHLRLPKRTFSLKAGQEVEFKFYSSRTRAGDQLGDEIANADRDLENTFRLKSTIDLNDLEDQSIPVWLDADIDELGTMTIKMQHTQSDKAWNLEFDVRSHD
- a CDS encoding DUF2760 domain-containing protein, whose amino-acid sequence is MVVFLLSFLSAVALSLNLVIPDAVESSLASRLPWIALGGISLASLASLQLIWRQRTMKDMAARLKNYQDQTIQDNHVRQTLAEELKTAKDQLEAAQSQSMELSKKISTAAEERQEVYQKFEEEAKRRLDLERQAEQQASNSGEGDVITLLSTLQKKGRFIDFVMGDISQYPDAQVGAAARVVHSGCKKALQEFLDIAPIHNDAEGSLVALATDDADQLYRFSGRQSETIPSQGRLVHKGWKTNRLSLPRRTTPLNPDNMIIMPAEVEL
- the apaG gene encoding Co2+/Mg2+ efflux protein ApaG; the protein is MYFRDTHGFRITVEPEFISEEYSGGHHYFIYSYTVTIENNSKNPCQLLSRHWIIRDGTGNEEHVIGDGVVGKQPIIRPGETFSYTSGCPLTTPTGNMRGKYYMVGPKNREFEIKIPLFFLRPDDDETASPPASFEETRLH
- a CDS encoding calcium/sodium antiporter, with translation MPDNIFLVVLIFAASLYVLMKGADWLIDGASALARELKISELIIGLTVIAFGTSLPEFVVSIQAAIYGSPELSYSNVVGSNIANILLILGATSLIMPLKAPEEVHKDIYFFFGLVLTFAVVVIASSTDNKEGIFFTSELGTFGGLSLLAFFVAFIFRIIGKRKDGVLEILPSEDNDDGEDDDELPLSKAILYLIAGTAMIILGGEFTVQSAIGIAQKLGVPESTIGLTIVAFGTSLPELVASLAAAGKKKGDMAIGNILGSNLMNLAFVLGSAATFFPIFINAWGVFDMLVHTLISFGFLGLMARRSVKFNLNRQTGIVFLILYVSYMTIIGMRDFVT